Sequence from the Candidatus Methylomirabilota bacterium genome:
CTTCGAGGATAGGATCGGAGAGGCACAGCCTAAAGATCAGCGCGGTCGCGGCAGAGACAATTGCGGCAGGAAGACCATCCGGGTTGAGCACCGCCGCAACAACAACGTTCGTATCGAGGACCGCCCGGGGTTCAGACGCCACGCTGCCTGACCTTTCTGATGCGGCGGATTTCCCGATCGATCGCAGACATCGGGAATTTGTCGAGACCTCGTTTCTTTGCTTCTGCTTGGAGCCGCGCAAGGCTCTGTGGCTCTTTCACTACATTCCGGAAGTAGTCCTCCACCGAGAGGATCACCACCTGCGGCTCGCCTCGGCGGTCTACGATGAACCGCTCTTGCCTGTCCCGTGCGCGTTGCATGATCGCCCCAAGCTGGGTTCTCGCAGTAAGGGCCGAGACGACCCTGGTCGCACGCTTTGTCACGCTGGTGCCTATGGATTCCACCT
This genomic interval carries:
- a CDS encoding type II toxin-antitoxin system Phd/YefM family antitoxin; translation: MTKRATRVVSALTARTQLGAIMQRARDRQERFIVDRRGEPQVVILSVEDYFRNVVKEPQSLARLQAEAKKRGLDKFPMSAIDREIRRIRKVRQRGV